Proteins from a single region of Flavobacterium sp. YJ01:
- a CDS encoding TerB family tellurite resistance protein has product MNTEAEKRSLLLEMIMFATVDGHLHKREHDFLKLVALELGISNEEFQDLFHQEMKPVVIKSEMQRINQFYRLALLMHCDGVLHEKEFKAIQQIALEMGLNLSAVKRVLQMMKNTPNTVINPIVLMEIFQEQHN; this is encoded by the coding sequence ATGAATACAGAAGCAGAAAAAAGAAGCTTACTTTTAGAAATGATTATGTTCGCCACTGTAGACGGACATCTGCATAAGCGTGAGCACGATTTTTTAAAATTGGTGGCTTTAGAATTGGGTATAAGCAATGAAGAATTTCAGGATTTATTTCATCAGGAAATGAAACCAGTTGTTATAAAATCTGAAATGCAGCGTATCAATCAATTCTATAGATTGGCTTTGTTAATGCATTGCGATGGCGTTTTGCACGAAAAGGAATTTAAAGCGATTCAGCAAATTGCTTTAGAAATGGGATTGAACCTTTCTGCCGTAAAACGTGTTTTGCAAATGATGAAAAATACGCCAAATACGGTAATTAATCCAATTGTGTTAATGGAAATTTTTCAGGAACAGCACAATTAA
- the uvrB gene encoding excinuclease ABC subunit UvrB — protein MKFQVSSEYSPKGDQPQAIQKLAQGIVDGDKYQTLLGVTGSGKTFTVANVIQEVQRPTLVLAHNKTLAAQLYSEFKQFFPNNAVEYFVSYYDYYQPEAFMPVTGVFIEKDLSINEELEKMRLSTTSSLLSGRRDVLVVASVSCLYGIGNPVEFQKNVIEIKRDQVISRTKLLHSLVQSLYARTEADFNPGTFRIKGDTVEVYPSYADDAYRIHFFGDEIEEIEAFDAKTSQVIEKFQRLTIYPANMFVTSPEVLQGAIWQIQQDLVKQVDYFKEIGKHLEAKRLEERTNFDLEMIRELGYCSGIENYSRYLDGREAGTRPFCLLDYFPSDYLMIIDESHVTVSQVHAMYGGDRSRKENLVEYGFRLPAAMDNRPLKFEEFEALQNQVLYVSATPADYELQKSDGIYVEQIIRPTGLLDPVIEVRPSLNQIDDLIEEIQVRCELDERVLVTTLTKRMAEELAKYLTKVNIRCRYIHSEVDTLERIEIMQDLRKGLFDVLIGVNLLREGLDLPEVSLVAILDADKEGFLRNHRSLTQTIGRAARNLNGKAIMYADKITASMQRTIDETDYRRTKQINFNVQNNIVPQALNKKIESAFTKNPLVEYELGHPIPVAAEPETAYLSKTELEKMIREKRKTMEKAAKELDFLQAAKLRDEIKKLQEQLA, from the coding sequence ATGAAATTCCAAGTTTCTTCAGAATATAGTCCGAAAGGAGATCAGCCGCAAGCCATACAAAAATTGGCTCAAGGTATTGTCGACGGAGACAAATATCAAACTTTATTGGGAGTTACAGGTTCCGGAAAAACGTTTACAGTTGCAAACGTAATTCAGGAAGTGCAAAGACCAACTTTAGTTTTGGCTCATAATAAAACTTTGGCGGCGCAATTGTATTCAGAATTCAAGCAATTTTTCCCGAATAATGCGGTTGAATATTTCGTTTCTTATTACGACTATTATCAGCCAGAAGCTTTTATGCCCGTAACTGGAGTTTTTATTGAGAAAGATTTATCTATCAATGAAGAATTGGAGAAAATGCGTTTAAGCACGACTTCTTCCCTGCTTTCAGGAAGACGCGACGTTTTGGTTGTTGCGTCAGTTTCTTGCTTGTATGGTATTGGAAATCCTGTTGAATTTCAGAAAAACGTAATTGAAATTAAAAGAGATCAGGTTATTTCGCGAACTAAATTATTACACAGTTTAGTGCAAAGTTTATATGCCAGAACAGAAGCCGATTTTAATCCAGGAACTTTCAGGATTAAAGGAGATACGGTTGAAGTTTATCCAAGTTATGCTGATGATGCTTATCGAATTCATTTCTTTGGAGATGAAATTGAAGAAATCGAAGCATTTGATGCGAAAACTTCTCAGGTAATAGAGAAATTTCAAAGATTAACCATATATCCTGCCAACATGTTTGTGACTTCTCCAGAAGTTTTACAAGGCGCAATTTGGCAGATTCAACAAGACTTGGTAAAACAAGTTGATTACTTTAAAGAAATCGGAAAACATCTTGAAGCTAAACGTTTAGAAGAAAGAACCAATTTCGATCTCGAAATGATTCGAGAATTGGGTTATTGTTCTGGAATTGAAAATTACTCACGTTACCTTGACGGACGTGAAGCTGGAACAAGACCTTTCTGTTTATTAGATTATTTTCCAAGTGATTATCTGATGATTATCGACGAAAGTCACGTTACGGTTTCTCAGGTTCATGCCATGTATGGAGGCGACCGAAGCCGAAAAGAAAATCTAGTTGAATATGGTTTCCGTCTCCCAGCAGCAATGGACAACCGACCATTAAAGTTTGAAGAATTCGAAGCTTTACAAAATCAAGTTCTGTATGTTTCTGCAACTCCTGCCGATTATGAACTTCAAAAATCGGATGGAATTTATGTCGAGCAGATTATTCGTCCAACTGGATTATTAGATCCAGTTATTGAAGTTCGCCCAAGTTTAAATCAGATTGATGATTTGATCGAAGAAATTCAGGTAAGATGTGAATTGGACGAAAGGGTTTTAGTGACAACTTTAACCAAAAGAATGGCCGAAGAATTAGCTAAATATCTAACAAAAGTAAACATTCGCTGTCGTTACATCCATTCTGAAGTTGATACTTTAGAACGTATCGAAATCATGCAAGATTTAAGAAAAGGGCTTTTTGATGTTTTAATTGGAGTTAATTTACTTCGTGAAGGTTTAGATTTACCCGAAGTTTCGCTTGTTGCTATTTTAGACGCCGATAAAGAAGGTTTTTTACGTAATCATAGATCTTTAACACAGACAATTGGGCGTGCGGCAAGAAACTTAAACGGAAAAGCAATTATGTATGCCGATAAAATTACGGCGAGCATGCAGCGAACAATTGACGAAACCGATTACAGAAGAACAAAACAGATTAATTTCAACGTACAAAATAATATCGTTCCTCAGGCTTTAAACAAAAAAATCGAAAGCGCGTTTACCAAAAATCCATTGGTTGAATATGAATTAGGACATCCAATTCCGGTTGCTGCCGAACCAGAAACAGCTTATTTATCAAAAACCGAATTAGAAAAAATGATTCGCGAAAAGCGTAAAACGATGGAAAAAGCGGCTAAAGAATTAGATTTCTTACAAGCTGCTAAGCTTCGTGATGAAATTAAGAAACTACAGGAACAGTTGGCTTAA